A region of Vitis riparia cultivar Riparia Gloire de Montpellier isolate 1030 chromosome 1, EGFV_Vit.rip_1.0, whole genome shotgun sequence DNA encodes the following proteins:
- the LOC117919420 gene encoding non-specific lipid transfer protein GPI-anchored 1, whose product MEAMKKKMRLPERWFLVFMISLSALISGSAGAASLEDQCNKEFTKVSACLAFATGKAATPTKDCCSAVSEIRESKPVCLCYFIQQTHNGSAAVKSVGIQEAKLLQLPSDCKLANASLSDCPKLLNITASSPDYSIFTSNSTSTAPASTSTGTSSGAKDDGSNADKYAPSLAGTMAIAVAIFFSMLSQQGLPPQAGEGFFFG is encoded by the exons ATGGAGgcgatgaagaagaagatgagatTACCTGAGCGCTGGTTTCTGGTATTCATGATCTCTCTCTCCGCTTTGATTTCTGGATCCGCCGGTGCGGCGTCGTTAGAAGACCAATGCAACAAAGAGTTCACCAAGGTGTCGGCGTGCCTGGCGTTCGCGACGGGGAAAGCGGCGACTCCAACGAAGGACTGTTGCAGTGCTGTGTCGGAGATAAGAGAGAGCAAGCCGGTGTGCTTGTGTTATTTCATACAACAGACGCACAATGGGAGTGCGGCGGTGAAGAGTGTGGGGATTCAGGAGGCGAAGCTGCTGCAACTGCCTTCTGATTGCAAGCTGGCTAATGCGAGTCTCAGTGACTGTCCGA AGCTTCTGAACATTACTGCAAGCTCGCCAGACTACAGCATCTTCACAAGCAATTCTACATCAACTGCTCCGGCCAGTACTTCGACGGGGACATCATCGGGGGCGAAAGATGATGGAAGTAATGCAGATAAGTATGCGCCAAGCCTTGCTGGTACAATGGCAATTGCTGTGGCCATCTTTTTTTCTATGCTCTCCCAGCAGGGCCTGCCTCCACAGGCTGGTGAAGGTTTCTTCTTCGGCTAA
- the LOC117919091 gene encoding uncharacterized protein LOC117919091 isoform X2, producing the protein MQCRIVKDVIEVELEASHPESPIRNGRPSSMVIKKAKSVIPAHLVAEAISTLHGLDLRWSGPITPSEMQYVEEYVLAKYPQYCNGLVEKEDDKKIGLHNLSINEESSESMADEKHKSPKSIGIRESSSPSFSINLSDLDKTQLEPSRLMEILTKKSSFSGNFISIPEIQARNRALQHCGLSESEYMVLFTPNYKDAMMMIGESYPFFRGNFYMTIIGEERDYIRQFVMAKDSKVVSAPETWLDLRIKGSQLSQYFRRKCKNIPKGLFSYPANVNGTRYSMHWISEAHRNSWHVLLDATEMVIGKDRLTLALHRPDFVLCTLDDKHTQPSMITCLLVRTKSFDTTTPLS; encoded by the exons ATGCAATGCAGGATTGTGAAG GACGTGATAGAGGTTGAACTTGAAGCTTCTCATCCTGAATCACCAATCCGAAATGGAAGGCCAAGCAGCATGGTCATCAAG AAGGCGAAATCTGTGATTCCTGCACACTTGGTGGCGGAAGCCATATCCACCCTCCACGGTCTGGATCTAAGATGGTCGGGGCCGATCACACCAAGCGAAATGCAGTATGTTGAAGAGTATGTTCTCGCCAAGTATCCGCAGTATTGCAATGGCCTTGTCGAGAAAGAAGACGACAAGAAGATTGGTCTCCACAATCTCAGTATCAATGAGGAATCCTCAGAAAGTATGGCGGATGAAAAGCACAAGTCTCCGAAGAGTATTGGCATCAGAGAGTCGTCTTCTCCCTCTTTCAGTATCAATCTCTCTGACCTCGACAAAACCCAGTTGGAGCCATCAAGATTGATGGAGATTCTCACCAAGAAATCATCGTTTTCGGGAAACTTCATCTCCATCCCAGAAATCCAAGCTAGAAACCGAGCTTTGCAGCATTGTGGGCTATCAGAGAGTGAGTACATGGTCCTCTTCACTCCAAACTACAAGGACGCCATGATGATGATCGGAGAAAGCTACCCCTTCTTCAGAGGCAACTTCTACATGACGATCATCGGAGAAGAACGCGATTATATAAGGCAATTTGTTATGGCAAAGGATTCAAAAGTTGTTTCTGCGCCGGAAACTTGGCTGGACCTGAGGATCAAGGGATCACAGCTGAGCCAGTACTTCAGAAGGAAGTGTAAAAACATCCCTAAAGGACTCTTCTCTTACCCTGCAAATGTGAATGGAACCCGCTATTCAATGCACTGGATATCAGAGGCCCACCGGAACTCATGGCATGTTCTTCTGGACGCGACGGAGATGGTTATCGGGAAGGACCGGCTGACGCTTGCGCTTCACCGGCCGGACTTTGTACTCTGCACACTCGATGACAAGCATACACAGCCCTCCATGATCACCTGCCTCCTGGTGAGGACAAAGTCTTTTGATACTACTACACCTCTTTCTTAG
- the LOC117919091 gene encoding uncharacterized protein LOC117919091 isoform X1, translating into MHRNDEEQLVLHGESKDVIEVELEASHPESPIRNGRPSSMVIKKAKSVIPAHLVAEAISTLHGLDLRWSGPITPSEMQYVEEYVLAKYPQYCNGLVEKEDDKKIGLHNLSINEESSESMADEKHKSPKSIGIRESSSPSFSINLSDLDKTQLEPSRLMEILTKKSSFSGNFISIPEIQARNRALQHCGLSESEYMVLFTPNYKDAMMMIGESYPFFRGNFYMTIIGEERDYIRQFVMAKDSKVVSAPETWLDLRIKGSQLSQYFRRKCKNIPKGLFSYPANVNGTRYSMHWISEAHRNSWHVLLDATEMVIGKDRLTLALHRPDFVLCTLDDKHTQPSMITCLLVRTKSFDTTTPLS; encoded by the exons ATGCACAGAAACGATGAAGAACAGCTTGTTCTACATGGAGAGTCCAAG GACGTGATAGAGGTTGAACTTGAAGCTTCTCATCCTGAATCACCAATCCGAAATGGAAGGCCAAGCAGCATGGTCATCAAG AAGGCGAAATCTGTGATTCCTGCACACTTGGTGGCGGAAGCCATATCCACCCTCCACGGTCTGGATCTAAGATGGTCGGGGCCGATCACACCAAGCGAAATGCAGTATGTTGAAGAGTATGTTCTCGCCAAGTATCCGCAGTATTGCAATGGCCTTGTCGAGAAAGAAGACGACAAGAAGATTGGTCTCCACAATCTCAGTATCAATGAGGAATCCTCAGAAAGTATGGCGGATGAAAAGCACAAGTCTCCGAAGAGTATTGGCATCAGAGAGTCGTCTTCTCCCTCTTTCAGTATCAATCTCTCTGACCTCGACAAAACCCAGTTGGAGCCATCAAGATTGATGGAGATTCTCACCAAGAAATCATCGTTTTCGGGAAACTTCATCTCCATCCCAGAAATCCAAGCTAGAAACCGAGCTTTGCAGCATTGTGGGCTATCAGAGAGTGAGTACATGGTCCTCTTCACTCCAAACTACAAGGACGCCATGATGATGATCGGAGAAAGCTACCCCTTCTTCAGAGGCAACTTCTACATGACGATCATCGGAGAAGAACGCGATTATATAAGGCAATTTGTTATGGCAAAGGATTCAAAAGTTGTTTCTGCGCCGGAAACTTGGCTGGACCTGAGGATCAAGGGATCACAGCTGAGCCAGTACTTCAGAAGGAAGTGTAAAAACATCCCTAAAGGACTCTTCTCTTACCCTGCAAATGTGAATGGAACCCGCTATTCAATGCACTGGATATCAGAGGCCCACCGGAACTCATGGCATGTTCTTCTGGACGCGACGGAGATGGTTATCGGGAAGGACCGGCTGACGCTTGCGCTTCACCGGCCGGACTTTGTACTCTGCACACTCGATGACAAGCATACACAGCCCTCCATGATCACCTGCCTCCTGGTGAGGACAAAGTCTTTTGATACTACTACACCTCTTTCTTAG
- the LOC117919100 gene encoding uncharacterized protein LOC117919100 — protein sequence MACRTMLRSVFLTEPWRPVHSNRVSVFPPLCTRGSSSSRRLNCECRIARARRTLVSCSNGETPSSQDDQGPPQEAVLKAISEVSKTEGRVGQTTNVVIGGTVTDDSTNEWLALDQKVNSYPTVRGFTAIGTGGDDFVQAMVVAVESVLQHPIPEGHVKQKLSSRGKYVSVNIGPVRVISSEQVQAVYNAMRRDDRMKYFL from the exons ATGGCTTGCAGAACCATGCTCCGTTCCGTTTTCTTAACGGAACCGTGGCGACCCGTTCACTCCAATCGAGTTTCCGTTTTCCCTCCGTTATGCACCCGTGGATCCTCGTCGAGCCGGAGATTGAATTGCGAGTGTCGGATCGCTAGGGCTCGAAGAACTCTGGTGAGTTGCTCCAATGGCGAGACTCCATCTTCTCAGGACGATCAAGGTCCTCCTCAAGAGGCTGTTCTCAAGGCCATTTCAG AAGTGTCGAAGACAGAAGGGAGAGTCGGACAAACAACGAATGTGGTTATTGGAGGTACAGTAACTGATGATTCTACCAACGAGTGGCTAGCTTTGGATCAGAAG GTAAACTCATACCCAACAGTTAGAGGGTTTACTGCAATTGGAACTGGAGGTGACGATTTTGTGCAAGCTATGGTTGTTGCTGTTGAATCTGTACTTCAACATCCAATACCTGAG GGCCATGTCAAGCAGAAACTATCATCAAGAGGCAAATATGTATCAGTAAATATTGGACCGGTTCGAGTCATTTCCAGTGAgcag GTTCAAGCTGTATACAACGCCATGAGGAGAGATGATCGGATGAAATACTTTTTGTAG
- the LOC117925051 gene encoding YTH domain-containing protein ECT4-like, with protein MAATQQGPDRLIPTGFDNVTGKWNEYSSYVNAEGLEIRSSGMYNENPSVVFDGNGYNPQMPYGPYPETTQLASARGDGKLHAAQQFSISDPLSYQQPIAPNIPYVTSSTPVSQTELPSEIGKQGDCKSFGLNLGYPPSLGSFGSRSNFSENSDGLSFMSDGSDVFGFGSLWSDCSIPLKERSKLSSPAASQQPVGSLSMSRTDFGMASQQHGSLSRFGSQSSLNCRGYSSSGINQSSSFRNTSISTTSAMNGWNWLPYDKAKSGGNSDTSFGCTGTIDTLIEQNRGPRASKPKNRTPANESFVNNSKNGTCTGVHRESYNHLDFVTEYKDAKFFVIKSYSEDNVHKSIKYGVWVSTPNGNKRLDSAFHEAKEKHGNCPIFLLFSVNASAQFCGVAEMVGPVDYDKSVDYWKQDKWTGQFPVKWHIIKDVPNSQFRHIILENNDNKPVTNSRDTQEVELEQGNEMLNIFRNYESDSSILDDFDFYEDRQKAMQEKKTQHKASLLAAPMVVGSQQQIRRSLPTHLIHKMSKTFAQAVLLNENDKERSPAGKALPGAARLRGSRVEPEKTRATMA; from the exons ATGGCAGCGACACAACAAGGCCCTGATCGCCTGATCCCAACAG GTTTTGATAATGTCACTGGTAAATGGAATGAATATTCTTCATATGTTAATGCTGAAGGCTTGGAAATTAGATCTTCT GGCATGTACAATGAAAATCCATCTGTTGTATTTGATGGTAATGGGTATAATCCTCAAATGCCATATGGACCATATCCAGAGACAACACAGCTGGCTTCTGCAAGGGGAGATGGGAAGTTACATGCTGCACAGCAGTTCTCAATCTCTGATCCACTTTCCTACCAGCAACCCATTGCTCCGAACATTCCATATGTTACTTCATCAACTCCTGTTTCACAAACAGAGCTACCTTCGGAAATTGGTAAGCAAGGGGATTGCAAATCTTTTGGCTTGAATCTGGGTTACCCACCTTCATTGGGATCATTTGGTAGCAGAAGCAACTTTTCTGAAAATTCTGATGGGCTAAGTTTCATGTCGGATGGGTCTGATGTGTTTGGATTTGGTAGTCTCTGGTCAGATTGCTCAATCCCCTTGAAGGAGCGGTCTAAGTTGTCATCACCAGCAGCATCTCAGCAGCCAGTTGGTTCACTGAGTATGTCCAGGACTGATTTTGGAATG GCTTCTCAACAACATGGATCGCTTTCCAGATTTGGATCTCAGTCAAGCTTGAACTGCAGGGGCTACAGTAGCAGTGGAATAAACCAAAGCTCTAGTTTCAGAAATACTTCCATATCCACTACTTCTGCCATGAATGGTTGGAACTGGCTTCCATATGATAAAGCAAAAAGTGGAGGAAACAGTGACACTTCATTTGGATGTACTGGTACAATTGATACTTTAATTGAGCAAAATCGAGGGCCTAGGGCGTCAAAGCCAAAAAACCGAACACCTGCTAATGAGTCTTTTGTTAATAATAGCAAGAATGGAACATGTACTGGAGTCCACCGCGAGTCTTACAACCATCTGGATTTTGTCACTGAGTACAAAGATGCAAAATTCTTCGTGATCAAATCTTATAGTGAAGACAATGTCCACAAGAGCATTAAGTATGGCGTGTGGGTTAGCACCCCAAATGGCAACAAAAGATTAGATTCTGCCTTTCATGAAGCCAAGGAGAAACATGGAAACTGTCcaatctttcttttgttttcg GTGAATGCTAGTGCCCAGTTCTGTGGGGTGGCCGAGATGGTGGGGCCTGTAGATTATGATAAAAGTGTAGATTATTGGAAGCAGGATAAGTGGACAGGCCAATTCCCTGTTAAGTGGCATATTATTAAAGATGTACCCAACAGTCAATTTCGTCACATTATACTTGAAAATAATGACAACAAACCAGTTACCAACAGCAGAGACACTCAAGAG GTGGAATTGGAGCAGGGTAATGAAATGTTGAACATATTCAGGAATTACGAAAGTGATTCATCCATCCTAGATGATTTCGACTTCTATGAAGACAGGCAGAAAGCCATGCAGGAAAAGAAGACCCAACATAAAGCAAGCCTGTTGGCTGCTCCAATGGTTGTAGGCAGTCAGCAACAAATTCGCCGGTCTCTCCCAACTCACCTCATACATAAAATGTCAAAGACCTTTGCTCAAGCTGTGTTGTTGAATGAGAATGACAAGGAGCGGTCACCAGCAGGAAAGGCGTTGCCTGGTGCAGCTCGCTTGAGGGGAAGCAGAGTAGAACCCGAAAAAACAAGGGCAACAATGGCATGA
- the LOC117919735 gene encoding probable methyltransferase At1g27930 — MMKKRHLLEKPWFLRLALVGLIAGVLFIYHFVQNSDHSLLCSFAGESPRADSSATQIQLSAILHYATSRIVPQQTLAEITVSFDVLQSLASCNFLVFGLGFDSLMWSSFNARGDTLFLEEDPKWVQTVLKDAPTLRAHTVRYRTHLSEADDLLSTYRSVPECMPPTAYLRGNNRCKLALSDLPDEVYDKEWDLIMIDAPRGYFPEAPGRMAAIFSAAVMARARVRPGVTHVFLHDVDRRVEKVYAEEFLCRKYLVGSVGRLWHFEIPPAASLSRASDSTGFC; from the coding sequence atgatgaagaaacgcCACCTCCTCGAGAAACCGTGGTTCCTTCGCCTGGCTCTGGTCGGGTTGATCGCCGGCGTTCTGTTCATCTACCACTTCGTTCAAAACTCGGATCACTCTCTGCTCTGCTCCTTTGCAGGAGAATCACCGCGAGCTGACTCATCAGCGACGCAGATCCAGCTCAGCGCCATACTCCACTACGCCACGTCACGAATTGTGCCGCAGCAAACGCTGGCGGAGATCACAGTTTCATTCGACGTCCTACAATCACTCGCCTCCTGCAACTTCCTCGTCTTCGGCCTCGGCTTCGATTCTCTCATGTGGTCCTCGTTCAATGCACGTGGCGACACTCTGTTCCTCGAAGAGGATCCCAAGTGGGTCCAGACGGTGTTAAAAGACGCCCCTACCCTCCGCGCTCACACCGTCCGCTACCGCACGCATCTCTCCGAAGCAGACGATCTGCTCTCCACATACCGGTCCGTGCCGGAGTGCATGCCCCCCACAGCGTACCTCAGAGGGAACAACCGGTGCAAGTTAGCACTGTCCGATCTTCCGGATGAGGTATACGATAAGGAGTGGGACCTCATCATGATCGACGCTCCGAGAGGGTACTTCCCGGAGGCGCCGGGGCGAATGGCGGCGATATTCTCCGCCGCGGTGATGGCTCGTGCTAGAGTGCGCCCTGGGGTGACGCACGTGTTTCTTCACGACGTTGATCGGAGGGTAGAGAAGGTCTATGCGGAGGAGTTTCTGTGTCGGAAATATCTGGTGGGCTCTGTGGGGAGGCTTTGGCATTTTGAGATACCACCTGCGGCTAGTTTGAGCCGTGCGAGTGATAGCACTGGGTTTTGCTAG